A region from the Aegilops tauschii subsp. strangulata cultivar AL8/78 chromosome 5, Aet v6.0, whole genome shotgun sequence genome encodes:
- the LOC109767161 gene encoding uncharacterized protein translates to MTPTEGSSMANRTAVGDDQEEKIRTSRPMSWFPPHAPHDCGDPPPKSVVLDTLVYADDRTNASTAEGFTSNGDAIRLTFWPAHPPLISYFTVHLPTLLQDGSATSLLLLPRLVRADGDLALFRVIIGSSYIDRDHNNYIIYHAGVNKLEVLPTHPTRLFADPSVALLRCPDDGRFLVANLRSTCGLGQYALDLFDSRSGTWNTRSMRTEPPHEDCYYRTPTKVIALGGDRGSVGWVDLWNGILIGDLLPGGDGDDNNVLRFIRLPVLLAPNKMDPFFLTCDRDVSVGRDGSIKYSEVWTHPVPGSTYISEDWGAAILTWLESKKKWHIDLKLKASDIIVDETHSQLLPQHDVKATTKNATLSRLHTGHPTLSLHDDDVVYIMAKVYHMDYDLWMLAVDMRNKTLKGVAALTSKRSLGFRFMYLQSDLSNHLVATSENTEVFNLPPKSKRKKNPSKTAKQQPGKTLANSCRVEQEEQELRILEPRVITIQPPSVPKEDSVGILPPGQGSDVPEGIGAASANVSAPRSFTLEVKNDGAGDANEQTKETSASNATGLASLGPLSPSDEGAVLNNDLIEKTDEHSFEHNQNSNGDMSTTAYQLEDLTIHEENRPKPSDDNPAVIIPGHLQVSNADFAHLTFGSFVSGTLNASCSMMPANAPAMPPFRELDPAFSLLLTNPPLATMVHGTPQLSVNNATVSSQPQENVNQGGLSNPQLTHSQGSTDIAPGPPLPHHLAALHPYAQGGLPLGYENMTGYPSLPQSYAYLPPAAYQQAYMNSGLFHQGAAAAPNSGIKYPMPQYRSNVPLGSLPQPASMLSNYVGGFGTANGMPQNFALNQSNPSATTAPGFDGAMPSQYKDGNPYMSLQQGENPAMWMHGAGSRGMPPLAANPLYGYQGQQGYQGQQGHQGGLRQGQMPSQYGTTLGQSQPGLGPEH, encoded by the exons ATGACTCCGACTGAGGGATCCTCCATGGCCAATCGTACTGCAGTCGGTGACGACCAAGAGGAGAAGATACGGACCTCCCGCCCCATGTCCTGGTTCCCTCCGCACGCCCCCCACGACTGCGGCGATCCTCCCCCAAAGTCGGTCGTCCTCGACACCCTGGTCTACGCCGACGACCGCACCAACGCCTCCACCGCCGAGGGCTTCACCAGCAACGGCGACGCCATCCGCCTCACCTTCTGGCCCGCGCATCCGCCGCTCATCTCCTACTTCACCGTCCACCTACCCACCCTCCTCCAGGACGGATCCGCCACCTCGCTCCTCCTTCTGCCACGCCTTGTCCGCGCCGACGGCGACCTCGCCCTCTTCCGCGTCATCATCGGCTCTTCATACATCGACCGGGACCACAACAACTACATCATCTACCATGCCGGCGTCAACAAGCTTGAGGTGCTCCCCACCCACCCCACCCGCTTGTTCGCCGACCCGTCAGTTGCCCTCCTGCGCTGCCCCGACGACGGCAGGTTCTTGGTCGCCAATCTCCGTTCAACTTGCGGCCTTGGGCAGTACGCCCTCGACCTGTTTGACTCCCGGTCAGGCACATGGAACACCAGGTCCATGCGTACAGAACCTCCACACGAGGACTGCTACTACCGCACTCCGACCAAGGTGATCGCCCTCGGTGGCGATCGCGGTTCAGTCGGCTGGGTCGACCTATGGAATGGCATCCTCATCGGTGATCTGCTCcccggcggcgacggcgatgaCAACAACGTCCTCCGCTTCATCCGTTTGCCCGTGCTTTTGGCGCCCAACAAGATGGACCCGTTCTTTTTGACCTGTGACCGGGACGTCTCTGTCGGCAGAGACGGCTCCATCAAATACTCAGAGGTGTGGACTCATCCTGTCCCTGGCTCGACCTACATCTCCGAGGACTGGGGTGCTGCCATACTGACATGGCTGGAGTCCAAGAAGAAGTGGCACATCGACCTCAAGCTCAAAGCCTCTGACATCATCGTGGACGAGACTCACTCTCAGTTGCTTCCTCAGCATGATGTCAAGGCCACAACGAAGAATGCAACCTTGAGCAGACTTCACACAGGGCATCCTACTCTCAGCTTGCATGATGATGATGTTGTTTACATCATGGCCAAGGTTTACCACATGGACTACGACTTGTGGATGCTTGCtgttgacatgaggaacaagaCTCTAAAAGGAGTGGCTGCTCTCACCAGTAAAAGAAGCTTGGGTTTTAGATTCATGTACCTGCAAAGTGACCTCTCCAACCATCTGGTGGCCACAAGCGAAAACACCGAGGTCTTCAACCTTCCGCCCAAAAGCAAAAG AAAGAAGAATCCTTCTAAAACTGCCAAGCAACAACCTGGGAAGACTCTTGCTAACAGCTGTCGTGTGGAACAAGAAGAACAGGAGCTGAGGATACTCGAGCCTCGAGTTATTACTATTCAGCCCCCCTCTGTACCTAAGGAGGACTCTGTTGGCATATTACCTCCAGGACAGGGGTCTGATGTGCCAGAAGGCATTGGTGCTGCTTCCGCAAATGTGAGTGCACCAAGATCATTTACCCTGGAGGTCAAGAATGACGGTGCTGGAGATGCCAACGAGCAAACTAAGGAGACAAGTGCAAGCAATGCCACTGGCCTAGCATCTCTAGGACCATTATCCCCATCTGATGAAGGCGCGGTCTTGAATAATGACTTGATAGAGAAAACCGATGAACATTCATTTGAACACAACCAAA ATTCAAATGGTGATATGTCTACTACAGCGTATCAGTTGGAAGACTTGACCATACATGAGGAAAACAGACCAAAACCATCTGATGATAACCCAGCTGTAATAATCCCAGGCCACCTTCAGGTTTCCAATGCTGATTTTGCGCACTTGACATTCGGTAGTTTTGTGTCTGGGACACTCAATGCATCATGCTCCATGATGCCTGCCAATGCACCAGCAATGCCGCCTTTCCGTGAGTTGGATCCAGCATTCTCACTGCTGCTTACTAACCCTCCATTGGCTACAATGGTTCATGGTACACCACAATTGTCCGTGAACAATGCAACTGTTTCTTCACAGCCACAAGAG AATGTTAATCAAGGTGGTTTATCCAACCCACAGTTGACCCACTCTCAGGGAAGCACCGACATTGCCCCAGGTCCTCCTCTGCCTCACCATCTTGCTGCCCTTCATCCTTATGCTCAAGGAGGGCTTCCCCTTGGATATGAAAACATGACCGGATACCCATCTTTGCCGCAAAGCTATGCGTATCTCCCGCCTGCTGCCTATCAGCAAGCATACATGAACAGTGGTCTATTCCACCAAGGCGCAGCTGCAGCTCCCAACTCGGGCATAAAATACCCAATGCCACAATACAGGAGCAATGTTCCTCTTGGGAGCCTTCCACAGCCAGCCTCGATGCTCTCCAACTACGTTGGAGGTTTCGGAACTGCAAATGGCATGCCTCAAAACTTTGCCCTGAACCAAAGCAATCCGTCGGCAACCACAGCTCCTGGGTTTGATGGAGCAATGCCCTCCCAATACAAGGATGGAAACCCCTACATGTCTCTACAGCAG GGCGAGAACCCTGCAATGTGGATGCATGGAGCTGGTTCGCGAGGAATGCCGCCTCTTGCTGCCAACCCCTTGTATGGCTATCAAGGGCAGCAGGGCTACCAGGGGCAGCAGGGCCACCAGGGCGGCCTTAGGCAGGGGCAGATGCCGTCGCAGTACGGCACAACGCTCGGGCAGTCGCAGCCAGGCCTAGGACCCGAACACTGA
- the LOC109767158 gene encoding uncharacterized protein: MAAARAHMERLRRERYYIGRGEQNPLVEDMHQAVNYLSQELYSKDVHFLMELVQDEKVTTVKQQLSSLHPEMLLFLSKIRRLSVREDNGNAKGSTSEAFWDILVKARESGVDLKNLSTHGTYILSSHFDKSAYNSVLTFLDVKSVSHEWYAKCIEGSNLVSNVDEQLYLELLSFVADSWQNLSSTKMMQIPLLKYVDRNKNVSVWSISRASQWSDRLCIASDGKWMSWLISWNQEFPSSNRLFVSPRTQTALQGFAQKEKVTYWLQSHAKVEVVSVYNFGNIVVKSFNYDRRPAIAFSHFLYHSSNKNYMESYQLADLCHIMPVIDNYGNAVTERQSILVPANGSKWVGLMGINPWRNEKYIKLSADYKSAGHFAGNYTPKDQILDFLKTKVQASDVPFIHPPNASFPTASSHLTVDNAILLLQWIRNLKSKGVQLPASFLASVKEGSWLKTSVGYKHPVESFMSSSEWGNLLQNGSSCVDIPMIGQQFYQNKMHAYKEELQVIGVRFEFGEASAYIGRRLMSMAASNMLTRQHVYELLRLIRFLQQKVLSPSKLVNSVKDGRWMKSTLGYRSPSCCIIYDSDWAAASCISTQPFLDVGFYGESILHYKQELKLLGVQVGFENSEKIYKLVIDNFKFSSSSITSDATAPILKCIRYASPCDDFLRKLRDLKWLKTNVGFRAPGESFFLDQEWECLLKVFDVVPIVDSWFYGSNISPYKEEMKKTGLIKRFDQASKAVANIFKQMVLKSSLTKASVLALLACYWKLRTRDPIPVDLFNCMRSEKWLCTSLGFRSPSEAILFDEGWQSLSPIASLPFINDGDSNGGLGKEIHGYKAELKDLGVTTEVKAHVARPTVTGLNICDNPVDISAARFVISGLNIPADPAAISAATVLSLLGSVKSWLACTATFPKEFMKEITSCKWLKTTLGYQSPDGSILFDPKQSSICITDGPFIDESFCGSEIASFKDALAAIGVTVDVQCGHGLVAQHLRSHKETATISRIYLYLKECSWGPEKNKEGSDWIWIPNEKGGGEWVSPVSCVLHDQNNLLSQQMHVLGRYYDDRKLLDFFSSILRVRHGPNAEDHCKLWSAWESYGGEISVTNCSALWQFTARNWSKNTEKLLSGCMKVPVCTDGKIILSQKEDVFIPDDLLLKDLFDKLPRQSIFIWYPPSISRARLNNVYGSIGVQAVSKAAEKSDSFVALGQDGSCKTVAGQREVINAGLVQIVLAFLADPALDIASKERHTMVPRLLNVSILETTKPITMGYRVKLSSGEAVDVEASQMIRWERESSKLYVQQSNGAGAAAGYKEKIKFATNFADEVARGLLFETPDRIPWLAELVKVGSLVDFQDDVVKYLLKSKNLQLFPEDEAFLNAASLGLSLPDKLREFISL, encoded by the exons ATGGCGGCTGCACGGGCGCACATGGAGAGGCTCCGGCGGGAGCGGTACTACATCGGGCGCGGCGAGCAGAACCCGCTGGTGGAGGACATGCACCAGGCGGTGAACTACCTGAGCCAGGAGCTCTACTCCAAGGACGTCCACTTCCTCATGGAGCTCGTCCAG GATGAGAAGGTCACTACGGTGAAGCAGCAGCTGTCAAGCCTGCATCCAGAAATGCTACTGTTTCTGTCAAAGATCAGGCGGCTTTCTGTCCGTGAAGATAACGGCAACGCTAAAGGCAGCACT AGTGAAGCATTTTGGGATATCCTTGTCAAGGCAAGAGAGTCTGGAGTGGACCTTAAGAACCTGTCAACCCATGGAACCTACATTCTGAGTTCCCATTTTGACAAGAGTGCATACAATAGTGTTCTTACATTTCTGGATGTCAAAAGTGTGAGCCATGAATGGTATGCAAAATGCATCGAGGGGTCTAACCTTGTCAGCAATGTAGATGAACAGCTTTATCTTGAACTTCTATCTTTTGTCGCAGACAGTTGGCAAAACTTGTCCAGTACAAAGATGATGCAAATTCCTCTGCTGAAGTATGTTGACAGGAACAAAAATGTCTCTGTCTGGAGCATATCCAGAGCTAGTCAGTGGAGTGATAGACTGTGTATTGCATCTGATGGGAAGTGGATGTCATGGCTTATCAGCTGGAACCAGGAGTTTCCATCTTCTAACCGCCTTTTTGTGTCTCCCCGTACACAAACAGCTCTGCAAGGTTTCGCGCAGAAGGAAAAAGTGACATACTGGCTTCAGAGCCATGCAAAAGTGGAGGTTGTATCTGTATACAATTTCGGgaatattgtggttaaatccttTAACTATGATAGAAGGCCTGCCAttgctttttctcactttctatACCATTCATCCAATAAGAATTACATGGAGAGCTACCAGTTAGCAGACCTGTGTCATATCATGCCGGTAATTGACAACTATGGCAATGCCGTCACGGAACGACAAAGCATTCTAGTTCCTGCAAATGGTAGCAAATGGGTTGGACTGATGGGCATAAACCCATGGAGGAATGAGAAATACATCAAACTGTCAGCAGATTACAAGTCAGCAGGTCATTTCGCCGGGAACTACACACCTAAAGATCAGATCTTGGATTTTCTCAAGACAAAGGTGCAGGCCTCAGATGTGCCGTTCATACACCCCCCAAATGCAAGTTTTCCTACAGCATCGTCACATCTGACTGTGGACAATGCAATCTTGCTACTGCAATGGATACGCAATTTGAAGTCAAAAGGTGTACAACTACCAGCTAGTTTCTTGGCTTCTGTGAAAGAAGGAAGTTGGCTGAAGACATCAGTCGGATACAAGCACCCGGTTGAATCATTTATGTCCAGTTCTGAGTGGGGTAATCTCTTGCAAAATGGGTCTTCCTGTGTTGATATACCAATGATCGGTCAACAGTTCTATCAAAACAAAATGCATGCGTACAAGGAGGAACTTCAGGTGATCGGGGTAAGATTTGAATTTGGGGAGGCATCCGCTTACATCGGCAGACGGCTCATGTCGATGGCTGCAAGCAATATGCTGACCAGACAACATGTATATGAGCTGCTTCGGCTGATTCGGTTTCTTCAACAGAAGGTTCTGTCACCAAGTAAACTAGTCAACAGCGTGAAAGATGGTCGATGGATGAAGAGTACTCTGGGCTACAGGTCTCCTTCTTGTTGTATAATATATGATTCAGACTGGGCAGCTGCATCTTGTATCAGTACCCAGCCATTCCTTGATGTTGGATTCTATGGCGAGTCCATCCTTCACTACAAACAAGAGCTGAAGTTGCTTGGTGTTCAAGTTGGGTTTGAAAACAGTGAAAAGATTTACAAGCTTGTAATTGATAATTTCAAGTTCAGTTCTTCATCCATTACTTCAGATGCTACTGCACCAATCCTCAAGTGTATCCGGTATGCTAGCCcatgtgatgatttcttgaggaAGCTCAGAGATTTGAAATGGCTGAAGACCAACGTAGGATTCCGTGCTCCTGGTGAATCTTTTTTTCTGGATCAGGAGTGGGAGTGCCTTCTAAAGGTGTTCGACGTAGTTCCTATAGTTGATTCTTGGTTTTATGGGAGTAATATCAGCCCGTACAAAGAAGAGATGAAGAAGACAGGGTTGATCAAAAGATTTGACCAGGCATCGAAGGCTGTAGCAAACATTTTCAAGCAGATGGTCCTGAAGTCATCGCTTACAAAGGCAAGTGTCCTGGCTCTTCTAGCTTGTTATTGGAAGCTGAGAACACGCGACCCAATTCCTGTTGATCTTTTCAACTGCATGCGGAGTGAGAAATGGCTGTGCACATCACTGGGATTCAGGTCACCGTCGGAGGCAATCTTATTTGATGAAGGTTGGCAGTCTCTGTCGCCAATAGCAAGCTTGCCTTTCATCAATGATGGTGACTCTAATGGTGGTTTGGGCAAAGAGATACATGGTTACAAAGCTGAGCTGAAAGATTTAGGTGTCACAACAGAAGTGAAGGCTCATGTTGCTAGGCCTACCGTCACTGGTCTCAACATTTGTGATAACCCTGTAGACATTTCTGCAGCTAGGTTTGTCATCAGTGGTCTCAACATTCCCGCAGACCCTGCAGCCATATCTGCTGCTACCGTGTTGTCACTGCTTGGATCTGTCAAGAGCTGGCTAGCCTGTACAGCAACATTTCCCAAGGAATTTATGAAGGAAATCACTAGCTGCAAGTGGTTGAAGACAACACTTGGATACCAATCTCCTGATGGAAGCATACTCTTTGACCCAAAGCAGTCTTCCATCTGCATAACAGATGGCCCTTTCATCGATGAATCTTTCTGTGGTTCAGAGATCGCCTCATTCAAGGATGCACTGGCGGCAATCGGAGTAACTGTGGATGTTCAATGTGGGCATGGCCTTGTTGCTCAGCATCTGAGGAGCCACAAAGAAACTGCTACCATCTCCAGGATCTACTTGTACCTCAAGGAGTGCAGCTGGGGGCCTGAGAAGAACAAAGAGGGTAGTGACTGGATCTGGATACCAAATGAAAAAGGAGGTGGAGAATGGGTGAGCCCGGTAAGCTGTGTTCTTCATGATCAAAACAACCTCTTAAGCCAGCAGATGCATGTGTTGGGCAGATACTATGATGACAGGAAGCTGCTGGACTTCTTCTCATCTATTCTCCGCGTGAGGCATGGCCCCAATGCCGAAGACCACTGCAAGCTCTGGAGCGCATGGGAGAGCTATGGCGGTGAGATATCCGTAACCAATTGCTCTGCTTTATGGCAATTCACCGCAAGGAACTGGAGCAAGAACACGGAGAAGCTTCTCTCTGGCTGCATGAAGGTCCCGGTTTGCACTGATGGGAAGATCATCTTATCGCAGAAGGAGGACGTGTTCATTCCTGATGATCTTCTGCTTAAGGATCTGTTCGACAAGCTTCCTCGACAATCCATTTTTATCTGGTACCCGCCTTCCATCTCTCGAGCAAGGCTCAACAACGTGTATGGCAGCATCGGTGTTCAGGCAGTATCCAAAGCCGCCGAGAAGAGCGATTCTTTTGTTGCCTTGGGCCAGGATGGCAGTTGCAAAACGGTTGCTGGCCAGCGTGAGGTGATCAATGCCGGTCTGGTCCAGATAGTCCTTGCTTTCCTTGCTGATCCAGCTCTTGACATTGCTTCCAAAGAGCGGCACACCATGGTCCCTCGCCTGCTGAATGTGAGCATCCTGGAGACAACGAAGCCGATCACGATGGGGTACCGCGTGAAGCTGTCCTCTGGAGAGGCTGTGGACGTGGAGGCCAGCCAGATGATcaggtgggagagggagagctCAAAGCTGTATGTTCAGCAAAGCAATGGTGCTGGTGCTGCAGCTGGTTACAAAGAGAAGATCAAGTTTGCGACGAACTTTGCTGACGAGGTAGCCCGAGGACTGCTCTTCGAGACGCCGGACCGCATCCCTTGGCTTGCTGAACTCGTGAAGGTCGGCAGCCTGGTGGACTTCCAGGATGATGTTGTTAAGTACCTGCTGAAGTCGAAGAATCTGCAGCTGTTCCCTGAAGACGAGGCGTTCCTGAACGCTGCATCACTAGGTCTGTCCCTCCCTGACAAACTCAGAGAGTTCATCTCACTATAG